The segment ACAGCAAACAATTCATTGAGAACATCATGTATAGCCTCTGCTTGTGGATGCAATTTGTCGTCAACAACAAATCTATGTGTTTGATTCTCGATTCCAATCCAACTTACGCCCGTTTCTTTACTCACCCCCATTGCTttcattctcttgatcgtcttctctctctccttccaCTGCCCTCTCGATGAGTATATGTTGGCCATCAGAATATGAGGAGCTGAGCTCTCAGGTGCAGACCGAAACAACTGCTCAGCTGCATATCTCCCTGTTTCCGTGTCACCGTAGAAGCTACAAGCACCAAGCAGTGCTTGCCAAACCAGAGAGTCAGGTTTCGTACGCATCGAGTCTATAAAGCTCTTTGCTTCTTCCAAACGACCAGCTCGGCCCAACATGTCGACGATACATGCATAATGCGCTGTCCTAGGCTCGATTCCATGGACATCTTGCATATGTTTCAAGAGTTCTTGGCCTTTGTTGATCAACTTCACATGGCTACAAGCATGGAGCAGTGACAAAAAGGTAACGTCCGTGGGCTTCACGTCTTGCCTTATCATCTCTTCGTATAGTTTCAAGGCAGCTAGTCCGTGACCATGGCGTGCAAACGATGCGATCATTGAGTTCCATGATACGTAGTTCCTTTCTGACATTCGTCTAAACACGCTGAGCGAATCATCTAGATCTCCGCATTTCGAGTACATGTTGATGAGTCCGTTGCTAACAAAGGTGTTACCGGAGAATCTTCGTTTGATAACCAAAGAATGAAGTTGCTTCCCAAGACCCAAAGAGTTATCCACAAACGAAACTCCAAGAACAGCTGAAACTACATTTGCGTCTATCTCCACACCAGATCTAAGCATTCTAATGAAGAAATGTATAGCCTCTTCCTCTGAACCGTTCTGTGCTAAACCAGCTAACATCACAGTCATCGAAACTTCATCGGTTTCTTCACTGGACTCAAAAACCTTCCAGGCATCTTCAATGCTTCCACATTTAGAGTACATATCCATTAGCATACTCTCGATACGCAACTCTGATTCAATCCCAACTTTCCACAGAAGAGCATGAATCTGTTTCCCTTCTGTTACCCTCTGTGAGCCTGAACAAGCAGATAGAGCGCTCAGATAGGTTACCGAGTTCGGATGAACCAATCCTCTACGCATCAAACTTAACAACCTCAGACTATCTTCATGTAACTCGTTCTGTACCAGACCAGTAATCACAGCCGTCCAAGTTACAACATTTCTTTGCACCATCTCATCAAAGACCCGTCTCCCAGAAACCGAACATCCACATTTGTAATAAGACGTGATCAAACTGTTCCCCACGGGGATCACATTGTCATAACCGCTTAAAACTGCTAAACCGTGAACCATCTTCGTCACGGAACAGAGCTCCGGAGCATCACAAACCGATAAAGCAATCGTCAAGGTCGCTTGATCAAACCCTAAACCGGGTCTAATCATTCTCTTAAGCAACACAAAGCCAGactctatctctctcttcttcttcataaacCCATTAAACACTGTATTCCGAGAAACGTTATCTCTTAtaggcatttcgtcgaacagcTTGAGCGCGTCAGCTAATTCTCCGCGGCGCCCAACGTACAGAGCGAGTAGAGAGTTCCAAACGACGAGAGCGTTTCGATGGATGTCGTCATCGACTGGCTCGAAAAACTCAGGGTTCTTGACAATGGAGGCGTGGAGAGAAGGACCCAGATGAGGAAACCAGCCTTCTCTGCCGCAGATGGATAAGAGGAGGCTGATGTCGACATGGTTGAGGAGAAAGGTCGAGACTTTGCAACTCGGGCTCTGCTGGGTTAGGATTTTCGAAGCGCATAAGATGGTAGACAAGCGAGAGGGAATGTGAGAGGTTAGTTTCTGAATCACCCATCTCGAATTCATTCACCGAAACAGAGTAATTCAAAAACactgttttgctctgttttcgaTAGAACTTACTCTCTATACCTCCATGAAGAAGCAGAGTTACTATGTCAATTTCAGGTTGTGCAATGGTTATTGGGTTTAAATTGAGCCTCTGGAAGAGTTATTGTGTTAATTCGAGAATATTAATAAAAGCGGGACTTCTTATGTAAAATTACAGGAATAGTATTACATTTTGTAATTTTACAGACACCATCAAATGAAATGAGTAGATTTTTGGTAATAACCCTACAGGATCAAGTCTACTGAGCAATTTCAAGTGGGAAAAACacttggtttggtttgattatGGTTTGGCTAACGGACGAGTGTTGTTCCAGAGCCATTGCTGAGTAGGACCTTCTAACAAAGGTGAGACCTGCCAAGGGAAACATCAACCGGTTTAAACAACTGATGCTGCAAGTAAGAAGTAAAGCCATGTGTTGATACTATCTGGCTTGCTAGGCGCATGTAGGTCTTGTGTGGACTAACCTTTTCCCAGACTTCTGCGTGGTAGCTATTAAGCCAGTCAATCTCAGCATGAGATAGCAAAGATACATCAACCATTTTTGTCTGCATAGTTCGGTGAGCGAGAATTGTGTGAGACTTTAGATCACAGAGGAATGATTAATATAAGTCACTCTTGTACCTGAATTGGGAAGAATGTAAGCTTCTCAAATCCAAGGTACGTAGCACCACCAAAGCGGTTAGGTGTCTCAGCATCTTTCACATGAAGGAGGTTCTGCGAAAGCAAAGCCATATAATTGTTAGCTAACTAATCTGATATATCTTTATAGACGGACAATCATGGACTAGTGTATATTATCAAGTCGCACCTCAATTCTGATTCCAAAAGCATGGTCTTCATAATATCCGGGTTCATTGCTTACTATCATCCCACTCTGAATAGGGGTCATGTTTCCATACCGAAAGCTAATACTTTGAGGACCTTCATGGACATTAAGTGCAGCACCTACACCGTGTCCTGTCCCTGTTAGGCAGACAAAATATCAGATCAACATGAGTTCCTTCTCCTGTGAAGAAAGTTCAAAAGGCAGGATAGAGTTTTACCATGGCGGTAATCAAGTCCGATTTTCCATAGAGAAGAGCGTGCAAACCCATCCAATACAAAACCAGGAGTGCCTTCTGGGAACACGGCTTGATCAAGAGCTATATGACCCTACAACCGAAAAAAAACAATCAGATAAAGGCACCCCATTCCCACACAGCTCTGTTTGTTCAAGATAGATAATCAAGAAAGATGGGGAGAGGAAGAGCCAAATCCCATACCTGCAAAACTCTGGTGAAACATTCTTTTTCTCGGGCAGAAGGTTCACTAAAATGTGCTGTTCTGGTGATATCTGTAGTTCCATCGACATATTGAGCTCCACTATCGAGTAAGAAAAGTTTTTGAGGGTCTACACGACTGCAGCTCTCTGGCTCCGGTTTATAATGAATAATCGCTCCGTTTGCACCAGAACCTGCAGGAGTAATTTGAGGAAAGTTATGCAAACATCAGCCACTGAATGAATATTGACTCTGTATCGAGAAAAAATCTCCAAAACAGCAAGGATGACAATAACCAATACCACTTATCGTATCGAAGCTTGTATCCATAAACCCATCCTGC is part of the Raphanus sativus cultivar WK10039 chromosome 5, ASM80110v3, whole genome shotgun sequence genome and harbors:
- the LOC108863491 gene encoding pentatricopeptide repeat-containing protein At3g05340 — protein: MNSRWVIQKLTSHIPSRLSTILCASKILTQQSPSCKVSTFLLNHVDISLLLSICGREGWFPHLGPSLHASIVKNPEFFEPVDDDIHRNALVVWNSLLALYVGRRGELADALKLFDEMPIRDNVSRNTVFNGFMKKKREIESGFVLLKRMIRPGLGFDQATLTIALSVCDAPELCSVTKMVHGLAVLSGYDNVIPVGNSLITSYYKCGCSVSGRRVFDEMVQRNVVTWTAVITGLVQNELHEDSLRLLSLMRRGLVHPNSVTYLSALSACSGSQRVTEGKQIHALLWKVGIESELRIESMLMDMYSKCGSIEDAWKVFESSEETDEVSMTVMLAGLAQNGSEEEAIHFFIRMLRSGVEIDANVVSAVLGVSFVDNSLGLGKQLHSLVIKRRFSGNTFVSNGLINMYSKCGDLDDSLSVFRRMSERNYVSWNSMIASFARHGHGLAALKLYEEMIRQDVKPTDVTFLSLLHACSHVKLINKGQELLKHMQDVHGIEPRTAHYACIVDMLGRAGRLEEAKSFIDSMRTKPDSLVWQALLGACSFYGDTETGRYAAEQLFRSAPESSAPHILMANIYSSRGQWKEREKTIKRMKAMGVSKETGVSWIGIENQTHRFVVDDKLHPQAEAIHDVLNELFAVILDEGYRPDTAVVSP